In a genomic window of Melitaea cinxia chromosome 2, ilMelCinx1.1, whole genome shotgun sequence:
- the LOC123666795 gene encoding zinc finger protein 286A-like encodes MTEACAVNCNRDENKSLSKDNEDLRVKEEQEVTVKQELVECLVCSNRTSEHSDLSTASTAAGTTLCDYLCKFTPADITKTNFSSKFICKTCLNLVNILERAELEYLKLKEEFQSILSKNPLFETQSLQATVSLDHVKNESVETFADKNLDEDSEDEPLALTKKKRHRRLDKRKKKTLSDSKRKVRSKNIDDRNLQFLNQSSFINNAPNIIHSWKCTECEVSGQAGGTEALTTHMLLDHTLPGSMQIDKVKKEESPDRSQSPDFNVLDDMFKVESEVFDDDDESSNFVPDELSNGKHSKRTKLLGRGKRKDSGTGVKKKVQKTIHHCDQCNAKYTSLVRLEQHKQKHEDSKPPYICEVCGAHYKHKRACDIHVAMHKGISDWKCEECNKLFPSKGALQRHNNIHTGKLNYQCDLCGKSFIHTSSFKMHKLSHSGVKPHACDVCGLALMTRSHLKRHKRVHSGEKRHECGVCGKRFSERYNLIAHARAHGAADGAPEAPRRRLFRCGFCPERYERRAQLERHAAATHGRALERPPPTPRNTMSKLLKAQAQRRAPDKDPDVKIDRSPETRTSSVSSQKHMPQIQSSEVISASSWAGVYVAEFGLRTDYSH; translated from the exons ATGACCGAGGCCTGTGCGGTGAATTGCAATAGAGatgaaaataaaagtttgtCGAAGGATAATGAAGATTTAAGGGTTAAGGAGGAGCAAGAAGTAACTGTGAAGCAGGAACTTGTGGAGTGCTTAGTGTGTTCAAACCGGACGTCTGAGCACAGTGACCTAAGTACCGCCAGCACCGCTGCAGGCACGACGCTCTGTGATTATTTGTGTAAATTCACGCCAGCCGATATAACGAAAACAAACTTCTCTTCTAAGTTCATTTGTAAAACGTGCCTCAACCTAGTTAATATATTAGAACGTGCAGAATTAGAATATTTGAAGTTAAAGGAGGAATTTCAGTCTATACTCAGCAAGAACCCACTGTTTGAAACACAAAGCTTACAAGCTACCGTCTCCCTCGATCATGTTAAAAATGAGAGCGTAGAGACATTTGCGGATAAAAATTTAGATGAAGACTCTGAAGATGAACCTCTCGCACTTACAAAAAAGAAGAGGCACAGGAGACTTGATAagagaaaaaagaaaactttgtCCGACAGCAAGCGTAAAGTACGCTCCAAAAACATCGATGACAG AAACTTGCAGTTTTTAAATCAAAGTAGCTTTATAAATAATGCTCCCAATATTATTCACAGCTGGAAATGCACAGAGTGTGAGGTGAGTGGACAAGCGGGGGGTACGGAGGCACTGACCACGCACATGCTGCTCGATCACACGCTGCCCGGATCCATGCAGATTGACAAAGTCAAGAAAGAAGAGTCTCCTGACAG GTCACAAAGTCCAGACTTCAATGTTCTGGATGATATGTTCAAAGTTGAATCTGAAGTGtttgatgatgacgatgaaagTTCGAACTTTGTCCCCGATGAGCTGAGCAATGGCAAGCATAGTAAAAGAACCAAACTGCTTGGTCGGGGGAAGAGAAAAGATAGCGGCACAGGTGTTAAGAAAAAGGTTCAGAAAACCATACACCACTGTGATCAGTGTAACGCCAAATATACCTCACTGG TGCGCCTGGAGCAGCACAAGCAGAAGCACGAGGATTCGAAGCCGCCCTACATCTGTGAGGTGTGCGGCGCGCACTACAAGCACAAGCGCGCCTGTGACATACACGTCGCTATGCACAAGG GTATAAGTGACTGGAAATGCGAGGAGTGTAACAAACTGTTTCCATCGAAGGGTGCATTGCAGAGGCACAACAATATTCACACTGGGAAACTCAACTATCAG TGCGACCTGTGCGGCAAGTCGTTCATCCACACGTCGTCGTTCAAGATGCACAAGCTGTCGCACTCGGGCGTGAAGCCGCACGCGTGCGACGTGTGCGGGCTGGCGCTCATGACGCGCTCGCACCTCAAGCGCCACAAGCGCGTGCACTCGGGCGAGAAGCGCCACGAGTGCGGCGTGTGCGGCAAGCGCTTCTCGGAGCGCTACAACCTCATCGCGCACGCGCGCGCGCACGGCGCGGCGGACGGCGCCCCCGAGGCGCCCCGCCGGCGCCTGTTCCGCTGCGGCTTCTGCCCGGAGCGCTACGAGCGGCGCGCGCAGCTGGAGCGCCACGCGGCCGCCACGCACGGCCGCGCGCTGGAGCGGCCGCCGCCCACGCCGCGCAACACCATGAGCAAGCTGCTCAAGGCGCAGGCGCAGCGCCGcgcgccggacaagg